Proteins encoded in a region of the Streptomyces sp. NBC_01471 genome:
- the disA gene encoding DNA integrity scanning diadenylate cyclase DisA, whose protein sequence is MAANDRAAPGRSGGSSSGNEALMRATLSAVAPGTALRDGLERILRGNTGGLIVLGMDKSVEAMCTGGFVMDVEFAATRLRELCKLDGALILDKDLTKILRAGVQLVPDASIPTEETGTRHRTADRVSKQCGFPVVSVSQSMHLIALYVDGERRVLEESAAILSRANQALATLERYKLRLDEVAGTLSALEIEDLVTVRDVTAVAQRLEMVRRIATEIAEYVVELGTDGRLLSLQLDELIAGVEPERELVVRDYVPEPTAKRSRTVTEALVDLNTLSHTELLELPVVARALGYSGSPETLDSAVSPRGFRLLAKVPRLPGAIIERLVEHFGGLQKLLAASVDDLQAVDGVGEARARSVREGLSRLAESSILERYV, encoded by the coding sequence GTGGCAGCCAATGACCGAGCAGCACCCGGGAGATCCGGCGGGAGCTCGTCCGGCAATGAAGCGCTGATGCGTGCCACGCTGAGCGCCGTCGCGCCCGGTACCGCGCTGCGCGACGGCCTGGAGCGGATCCTCCGCGGGAACACCGGCGGCCTGATCGTCCTGGGCATGGACAAGAGCGTCGAAGCGATGTGCACCGGCGGTTTCGTCATGGACGTCGAGTTCGCCGCGACCCGCCTGCGGGAGCTGTGCAAGCTCGACGGCGCGCTCATCCTCGACAAGGATCTGACCAAGATTCTCCGGGCGGGTGTCCAGCTCGTCCCGGACGCGTCGATCCCGACCGAGGAGACCGGCACCCGTCACCGCACGGCGGACCGGGTGTCCAAGCAGTGCGGCTTCCCCGTCGTCTCCGTATCCCAGTCGATGCACCTGATCGCGCTGTACGTGGACGGGGAGCGCCGGGTCCTGGAGGAGTCGGCGGCGATCCTGTCCCGCGCCAACCAGGCCCTGGCCACGCTGGAGCGGTACAAGCTCCGTCTGGACGAGGTCGCGGGCACGCTCTCCGCACTGGAGATCGAGGACCTGGTGACGGTCCGGGACGTGACGGCGGTCGCGCAGCGCCTGGAGATGGTCCGGCGGATCGCCACCGAGATCGCCGAGTACGTGGTGGAGCTGGGCACCGACGGCCGGCTGCTCTCCCTCCAGCTGGACGAGCTGATCGCGGGCGTCGAGCCGGAGCGGGAGCTGGTGGTCAGGGACTACGTCCCGGAGCCGACGGCGAAACGTTCGCGTACGGTCACCGAGGCGCTGGTCGACCTGAACACGCTCAGCCACACGGAGCTGCTCGAACTGCCCGTGGTGGCAAGGGCGCTGGGATACAGCGGCTCTCCGGAGACGCTCGACTCGGCGGTGTCGCCGCGCGGGTTCCGGCTGCTGGCCAAGGTGCCGCGGCTGCCCGGGGCGATCATCGAGCGGCTGGTCGAGCACTTCGGCGGGCTGCAGAAGCTGCTCGCCGCGAGCGTGGACGATCTGCAGGCGGTGGACGGGGTCGGCGAGGCGCGGGCGCGGAGCGTCCGGGAAGGGCTTTCGCGGCTCGCGGAGTCGTCGATCCTGGAGCGGTACGTCTAG
- a CDS encoding phosphatase PAP2 family protein, which yields MDSSSELYRNIVEFAHSTPSWVQQLMELWTEGGLLLFAVLFVVVWWRARTASTQAMALALIAPLGTAIAYVLSEVLKSVIHEERPCRAVAGAMKPLIDCPAPGDWSFPSNHSIIAAAAAVGLSVAMVRLVWLTVPVAVLMAFSRVFVGVHYPHDVIVGLLLGALIGLLVIEGLTRPVRSLVETVRSSDIRVAAWFVGPGAPS from the coding sequence ATGGACAGTTCTTCCGAGCTCTACCGAAACATCGTCGAATTCGCTCACTCCACCCCCTCCTGGGTGCAGCAGCTCATGGAGCTGTGGACCGAGGGCGGGCTGCTGCTCTTCGCCGTGCTGTTCGTCGTCGTGTGGTGGCGGGCGCGTACGGCGTCCACGCAGGCGATGGCGCTGGCGCTGATCGCCCCGCTGGGGACCGCCATCGCGTACGTCCTCAGCGAAGTGCTCAAGTCGGTGATCCACGAGGAGCGCCCGTGCCGGGCCGTCGCCGGGGCGATGAAGCCGCTGATCGACTGTCCGGCACCCGGCGACTGGTCCTTCCCCAGCAATCACTCGATCATCGCCGCCGCCGCCGCGGTCGGTCTCTCCGTCGCCATGGTGCGGCTGGTCTGGCTGACCGTGCCGGTCGCGGTGCTGATGGCCTTCTCGCGGGTCTTCGTCGGGGTGCACTATCCGCACGACGTGATCGTCGGACTGCTCCTCGGCGCGCTGATCGGGCTGCTCGTGATCGAGGGCCTGACCCGGCCCGTACGGTCGCTGGTGGAGACGGTGCGGTCGAGCGACATCCGCGTGGCGGCCTGGTTCGTGGGGCCGGGTGCCCCGAGCTGA
- a CDS encoding A/G-specific adenine glycosylase, with product MTATTETSTPATSAASFSGSPAPASAPHADATGLPDSGAAAALHSSVITWFGAHARDLPWRRPEAGAWGVMVSEFMLQQTPVARVLPVYEQWLARWPRPADLAAEAPGEAVRAWGRLGYPRRALRLHGAAHAITERHGGEVPSEHGQLISLPGIGEYTAAAVASFAYGRRHAVLDTNVRRVFARAVTGVEYPPNATTAAERRLARTLLPDDETTAARWAAASMELGALVCTAKSPECGRCPIAAQCAWRLAGKPAHVGAPRRGQTYAGTDRQVRGKLLAVLRDASGAVPQSQLDAVWHEPVQRARALDGLVADGLVEPLADGVYRLPLT from the coding sequence ATGACTGCAACCACTGAAACCTCGACACCCGCCACCTCCGCCGCCTCCTTCTCCGGCTCCCCGGCACCCGCCAGTGCCCCGCACGCCGACGCCACCGGTCTGCCGGACTCCGGTGCCGCCGCAGCCCTGCACTCGTCCGTCATCACCTGGTTCGGAGCGCACGCCCGTGATCTGCCCTGGCGCCGCCCCGAGGCGGGCGCCTGGGGGGTCATGGTCAGCGAGTTCATGCTCCAGCAGACCCCCGTCGCGCGGGTGCTGCCGGTGTACGAGCAGTGGCTGGCCCGCTGGCCGCGCCCGGCCGACCTGGCGGCCGAGGCTCCCGGTGAGGCGGTCCGCGCCTGGGGCAGGCTCGGTTATCCGCGCCGCGCGCTGCGCCTGCACGGAGCGGCCCATGCCATCACGGAACGGCACGGCGGCGAGGTGCCGTCCGAGCACGGGCAGCTGATCTCGCTGCCCGGTATCGGCGAGTACACGGCGGCGGCCGTCGCCTCCTTCGCGTACGGCCGGCGCCATGCCGTCCTGGACACCAACGTGCGGCGGGTCTTCGCCCGCGCGGTCACCGGTGTCGAGTACCCGCCGAACGCCACCACGGCCGCCGAACGCAGGCTGGCCCGCACCCTGCTCCCCGACGACGAGACCACGGCGGCCCGCTGGGCCGCGGCCTCCATGGAGCTGGGCGCCCTGGTCTGCACCGCCAAGAGCCCCGAGTGCGGGCGCTGCCCCATCGCCGCGCAGTGCGCCTGGCGGCTGGCCGGCAAACCGGCACACGTGGGGGCGCCGCGGCGCGGACAGACGTACGCCGGTACGGACCGCCAGGTGCGCGGCAAGCTGCTCGCGGTGCTGCGGGACGCGTCCGGTGCCGTACCGCAGTCGCAGCTCGACGCGGTGTGGCACGAGCCCGTACAGCGGGCCAGGGCGCTGGACGGGCTGGTCGCCGACGGGTTGGTCGAGCCGCTGGCGGACGGGGTCTACCGGCTCCCGCTGACCTGA